In a genomic window of Meleagris gallopavo isolate NT-WF06-2002-E0010 breed Aviagen turkey brand Nicholas breeding stock chromosome 1, Turkey_5.1, whole genome shotgun sequence:
- the TOB2 gene encoding protein Tob2 encodes MHLEIKVALNFIISYLYNKLPRRRADLFGEELERLLKKKYEGHWYPEKPLKGSGYRCVHIGETVDPVVELAAKRSGLAVEDVRANVPEELSVWIDPFEVSYQIGEKGSVKVLYLDDSEGCSAAELDKEIKSSFNPDAQVFVPIGSQDNSLSNSPSPSFGQSPSPTFIPRSAQPITFTTATFAATKFGSTKMKKGGGAGGGGGGAGATQQPRMVRSPTTNLLKHKGLSLSMHSLNFVGSAGSQAPQSQLSPNAKEFVYSGASPGASSLFFDGVASESQASSIPPASQFNAGTGSTFDMAQVFGGSTNNLFLEKSPFVEGLSYNLNAMQYPSQSFQPVVLAN; translated from the coding sequence ATGCATCTGGAGATTAAAGTTGCTCTTAACTTCATCATCTCATACCTGTACAACAAGCTTCCTCGGAGGCGGGCAGACCTGTTCGGTGAGGAGCTAGAGCGcctgctgaagaagaaatatgaGGGTCACTGGTACCCAGAGAAGCCTCTGAAGGGCTCAGGCTACCGCTGCGTTCATATTGGAGAGACGGTGGACCCAGTAGTGGAGCTGGCAGCCAAGCGGAGCGGGCTGGCTGTGGAGGATGTGCGTGCCAATGTGCCGGAAGAACTGAGCGTCTGGATCGATCCTTTCGAGGTCTCTTACCAGATCGGTGAGAAGGGCTCCGTTAAGGTCCTCTACCTGGATGACAGCGAGGGCTGCAGCGCTGCTGAGCTGGACAAAGAAATCAAGAGCAGCTTCAACCCTGACGCCCAGGTATTCGTCCCCATTGGCAGCCAGGACAACTCACTGTCCAACTCTCCATCCCCCTCTTTCGGCCAGTCACCGAGCCCCACCTTCATCCCTCGCTCTGCCCAGCCCATCACCTTCACCACTGCCACATTTGCTGCCACGAAGTTTGGCTCCACCAAGATGAAGAAAGGCGGAGGGGCCGGAGGAGGGGGTGGCGGCGCAGGGGCCACGCAGCAACCACGGATGGTCAGGTCGCCCACTACCAACCTGCTGAAGCACAAGGGTCTCTCCCTGTCCATGCACTCTCTGAACTTCGTCGGGAGCGCTGGGAGCCAAGCCCCACAGTCGCAGCTCTCCCCCAATGCCAAGGAGTTCGTTTACAGCGGTGCCTCGCCAGGGGCCAGCAGCCTATTCTTCGATGGTGTTGCCAGCGAGAGCCAGgccagcagcatccctccagcGTCGCAGTTCAATGCTGGCACAGGCAGCACCTTTGATATGGCTCAGGTCTTCGGCGGCAGCACCAACAACCTCTTCTTGGAGAAGTCTCCCTTTGTGGAAGGACTCAGCTACAATCTGAACGCCATGCAGTATCCCAGCCAGTCCTTCCAGCCCGTCGTCCTGGCCAACTGA